A window from Salvia miltiorrhiza cultivar Shanhuang (shh) chromosome 2, IMPLAD_Smil_shh, whole genome shotgun sequence encodes these proteins:
- the LOC131008263 gene encoding uncharacterized protein LOC131008263, translating into MCCEFYDSGKFISFRSTSTTPEEEAGSGSNNDINVLHQSTLFNDVLVGQEAAVHFLANNSHHTQGYYLTDGIYPDWPVFVKSFQFPNDEKKRRFKVMQEAARKDVERAFGVLQARWGGNASNFDGDDGEGPSSTPQTQFNSGAPPEFAAYLARNASLKDARLHARLRDDLVEHIWARFGPVDP; encoded by the exons atgtgttGTGAATTTTATGACAGTGGCAAGTTCATATCGTTTCGATCCACCTCCACCACGCCCGAGGAAGAAGCAGGCAGTGGGtccaacaacgacatcaacgtgctcCACCAGTCCACGCTATTCAACGATGTTTTAGTGGGGCAGGAAGCGGCTGTGCACTTTCTCGCCAACAATTCTCACCACACTCAAGGATACTACTTAACAGACGGTATCTATCCGGACTGGCCGGTGTTCGTGAAGAGCTTCCAGTTTCCGAACGATGAGAAGAAGCGGAGGTTCAAGGTGATGCAAGAAGCTGCAAGGAAGGATGTGGAACGAGCTTTCGGTGTTCTTCAGGCTCGGTGGG GTGGAAATGCAAGTAATTTTGACGGTGACGACGGCGAGGGACCAAGTTCTACTCCTCAAACACAATTCAATTCCGGAGCACCACCGGAGTTCGCCGCCTATTTGGCACGGAATGCAAGCTTGAAGGATGCACGATTGCATGCTCGCCTCCGCGATGATTTGGTTGAGCATATATGGGCACGCTTTGGTCCGGTTGACCCGTAG
- the LOC131013257 gene encoding protein WHAT'S THIS FACTOR 9, mitochondrial, translating to MNLKYIFHKFPTAAANAQVQCNMHNRCSYVLHFATARFRLRLRHVRTFINARIKWVRDPYLDAAVEREKNLKSLHSLKNLILSHPSQSLPLSAISPLKPHLGLPTTADKFIDNYPFIFKIFLPPNRTNPFPHVKITPKALSVHYDELLHLNMSHYRTDVAQRLAKLLMIARAGKLPLHLIDIFGYDLGLPHDYLLTLLPEFPDYFQICDLGFRDSNGEIVFGLELVNWRNDLAISEMEKRGESGMQMKYSMNLPRGFDLQKRVQEWVEEWQNLPYISPYENAFHLSPNSDHAERWTVGVIHEVLSLLVTKKTERENVFRLGEFLGLGRVRMKKALVHFPAIFYVSNKIRTQTVVLREAYRKKLMMEKHPLMAIRNRYVSLMELVLRRGRPVRGAAVRRRERGKTCLRVVTNRKEDSNRWRRSDDDDDDDDDD from the coding sequence ATGAATTTGAAGTACATCTTCCATAAGTTTCCCACAGCAGCAGCAAATGCACAAGTTCAGTGTAATATGCATAACCGATGCTCATACGTCCTCCACTTCGCCACCGCCCGCTTCCGCCTTCGCCTCCGCCACGTCCGCACCTTTATAAACGCCAGAATCAAATGGGTCCGCGACCCCTATCTCGACGCCGccgtagagagagaaaaaaatctCAAATCCCTACACTCTCTCAAAAACCTCATCCTCTCTCACCCATCCCAATCTCTACCGCTCTCCGCCATCTCCCCTCTAAAACCCCATCTCGGCCTTCCCACCACCGCCGACAAATTCATCGACAACTACCCCTTCATCTTCAAAATCTTTCTCCCGCCAAACAGAACCAATCCCTTCCCCCATGTCAAAATCACCCCTAAAGCTCTCTCCGTTCACTACGACGAACTTCTGCACCTCAACATGTCGCATTACCGAACCGATGTCGCGCAGAGATTAGCGAAGCTCCTGATGATCGCGCGAGCTGGAAAGCTTCCGTTGCATTTGATCGATATCTTCGGTTACGATTTGGGATTGCCTCATGATTATTTGCTCACACTGTTGCCTGAATTCCCGGATTATTTCCAGATCTgtgatttagggtttagggattcgAATGGGGAAATTGTTTTTGGATTGGAGCTGGTTAATTGGAGAAACGATTTAGCAATCTCAGAGATGGAGAAAAGAGGGGAAAGCGGAATGCAGATGAAGTATTCGATGAATTTACCGAGAGGATTCGATTTACAGAAAAGAGTGCAAGAATGGGTGGAAGAATGGCAGAATTTACCATACATTTCACCATACGAGAACGCGTTCCATCTATCTCCAAACAGCGATCACGCAGAGAGATGGACGGTGGGCGTGATCCACGAGGTGCTGAGCTTGCTGGTGACGAAGAAGACGGAGAGGGAGAACGTGTTCCGATTGGGGGAATTTCTAGGGCTGGGGCGGGTGCGGATGAAGAAGGCGCTGGTGCATTTCCCGGCGATCTTCTACGTGTCGAATAAGATAAGAACACAGACGGTGGTGTTGAGGGAGGCGTACAGGAAGAAGCTGATGATGGAGAAGCATCCATTAATGGCGATAAGGAACAGGTATGTGAGTCTCATGGAATTGGTTTTGAGAAGGGGAAGGCCGGTTAGAGGGGCAGCTGTTCGTcgcagagagagagggaaaactTGCTTGAGAGTTGTCACCAATAGGAAGGAGGACTCGAATCGATGGAGGAGAagcgatgatgatgatgatgatgatgatgatgattga